In Channa argus isolate prfri chromosome 15, Channa argus male v1.0, whole genome shotgun sequence, the DNA window CAGGCGTCCGTCAAGCTGTAACACAGACATCACATCCTCGTACACATCAAGAGCTTCGTCTTCCTTCAACTCTCTTTCCGCACAGCCAGGAGGGCCTGTCCACTGCAGAGACATGGAGCAGGTTCCTGATGTTTTAGGAAACTACATGAACTCATCACTAGCTCCAGGGCTGGATCTGTATCACGATGGCGTTCACAGCAACCTGTGGCACCCGAGTTTCTACGGGCCTGACCAAACCGGCACCACAGCCCCTGAAAGCAGTGGTGGCGAGGAGAGTGACAGTGGCTCTGATGTTATTTTCCTTGTTTCCTCAGCAAAGGAGCCACTGTTATGCAGTCCCTTCATGCAAGATAGCGTGAGGCACATCGGGGAGCCGCTGTCTCCCACTGCCTCCTCACTAGATGAAGGGAGAGGCTGCTATCACCTACCTCAACCTTTGAGCACACCCAGTCCCGACAGCTCATACTCAGAAGACTCTTCAGACAGCTCATTGGATATTCCTGTTCATCACACCAGGCCTGTAGTCCTCCTGTCAGACCTCAGTGCTGTTTATGGCAACCATGCTGAGTCACCTGTAGATATTTCTAGCGATGACAGCGACGTTGTAGAAGTTTCaatcactgaaaagaaaaaaagacacagcttTCCTTGCAAGAAAAATGCCCCTTGTAAAAAGGGTCTGGCAAAAGAAACTCCTTCTCAGAATCAGGGTGAAAAAGCTCCACCCAGAGAAGTACGACGAAGTAACAGAATAAGAAAATCTGTCTCTGAAATGCCTCAATTTACTTGCAGCGGGTCTCGTCACAGCTTGAGGAGACAAGTTAAAAATGATGCAGTGGGCATCTATAATGAAAGCTGTGATTCTGATGATATGATAGAGTATGCAGTTAGGTTGTCAAGCTCAGAGGTGGATGAGTCGGTCCCACAGCCAAATGTATCGCAGAGAGTTAGCAGCAATACTGAGGAGTCAGATGTCAACGttcagacagagacaaaatcaCAGCAGAGGGGCCAAGGGCCTCACCAACAAGGTTCATATGCAAAAAGCATAAATCGCAAAAGAAAGAAGTCACTTActgtttgtaaaacaaaaaaactgagaaaaaacaaactgaaacaaaaatgcagcaTGCAGCATCAAAAGACCTGCAGGAAGGTGTCcgcaaacaaaaaaactgtcagCAGACGAAAGAGGAAATGGCAAACTCAGACTGGACCGTCTGCTCTGTTTTCACCCGGAGAGCCAGAAATTAAGCTTAAATATGCAAACattaaagaggagaaaaaggagaagaaatcagacagttttttcccttttgtccACATGGAGAAGAGGATATGCACTGTTGTCAACTATCAGGAGGAGGAGACAGCAGTATGGAGCAGCAGAGGACAACAGCAGACAGGCACAAAGTCTCTGTCTGGATTTGTTCCCAATACCTCTTGTTTCCAGCTGGGTCGACTCAGCTCAGACAGCAGGAGTCAGGCTGCACTGCTGTGCTGCCTGTGCGGTCAGACGGCCAACGTGATTGGCCTCGGAGACCTTCATGGCCCGTACTATCGTACCAACCCATCTGGGGACTACCAGAACTACAGAACTGAGCAGAAAGAGGGGGACAATGTACATGGAATCACTAATAACCATTCAGTAAATTCCTCCAGTGGTGGTTGTGAGGCTTATGACTGCTCTGCTGGCAAAATTGTGCTGGAAACAGAGAACCACTCCCACCCAAAGGTGCCTCTTCACCTGGATGATTGCTGGATGCATGAGGACTGCGTTATTTGGTCCACCGGTGTCTTTCTAGTCAGAGGAAAGCTGTTTGGGTTAGAGGAGGCAGCCCGGCTTGCACAAGAGACTGTGAGTAACAAGGACTACTGCTCTTTGAAATAAACCTATTTCTTTTATCAAAATCCATAATAAACTCTATACAACTAATTTAAATACCTGGCAAGTTGTTACATATGAGACCATTTGAGGAATCACTCTGTCTCCTCAGTCTTGTAGAATCT includes these proteins:
- the LOC137099753 gene encoding uncharacterized protein isoform X3 translates to MSSFTVMEVSSQDPSLMAMDLSKSYNPLTHTHTEAMDLARKPEWYHRRPSSCNTDITSSYTSRASSSFNSLSAQPGGPVHCRDMEQVPDVLGNYMNSSLAPGLDLYHDGVHSNLWHPSFYGPDQTGTTAPESSGGEESDSGSDVIFLVSSAKEPLLCSPFMQDSVRHIGEPLSPTASSLDEGRGCYHLPQPLSTPSPDSSYSEDSSDSSLDIPVHHTRPVVLLSDLSAVYGNHAESPVDISSDDSDVVEVSITEKKKRHSFPCKKNAPCKKGLAKETPSQNQGEKAPPREVRRSNRIRKSVSEMPQFTCSGSRHSLRRQVKNDAVGIYNESCDSDDMIEYAVRLSSSEVDESVPQPNVSQRVSSNTEESDVNVQTETKSQQRGQGPHQQGSYAKSINRKRKKSLTVCKTKKLRKNKLKQKCSMQHQKTCRKVSANKKTVSRRKRKWQTQTGPSALFSPGEPEIKLKYANIKEEKKEKKSDSFFPFVHMEKRICTVVNYQEEETAVWSSRGQQQTGTKSLSGFVPNTSCFQLGRLSSDSRSQAALLCCLCGQTANVIGLGDLHGPYYRTNPSGDYQNYRTEQKEGDNVHGITNNHSVNSSSGGCEAYDCSAGKIVLETENHSHPKVPLHLDDCWMHEDCVIWSTGVFLVRGKLFGLEEAARLAQETLCSTCQRTGAIMGCFQKGCPRNYHYRCAIQSGCVLSEDNFSMRCPEHKNKPFISVTRKHKR
- the LOC137099753 gene encoding uncharacterized protein isoform X1 translates to MSSFTVMEVSSQDPSLMAMDLSKSYNPLTHTHTEAMDLARKPEWYHRRPSSCNTDITSSYTSRASSSFNSLSAQPGGPVHCRDMEQVPDVLGNYMNSSLAPGLDLYHDGVHSNLWHPSFYGPDQTGTTAPESSGGEESDSGSDVIFLVSSAKEPLLCSPFMQDSVRHIGEPLSPTASSLDEGRGCYHLPQPLSTPSPDSSYSEDSSDSSLDIPVHHTRPVVLLSDLSAVYGNHAESPVDISSDDSDVVEVSITEKKKRHSFPCKKNAPCKKGLAKETPSQNQGEKAPPREVRRSNRIRKSVSEMPQFTCSGSRHSLRRQVKNDAVGIYNESCDSDDMIEYAVRLSSSEVDESVPQPNVSQRVSSNTEESDVNVQTETKSQQRGQGPHQQGSYAKSINRKRKKSLTVCKTKKLRKNKLKQKCSMQHQKTCRKVSANKKTVSRRKRKWQTQTGPSALFSPGEPEIKLKYANIKEEKKEKKSDSFFPFVHMEKRICTVVNYQEEETAVWSSRGQQQTGTKSLSGFVPNTSCFQLGRLSSDSRSQAALLCCLCGQTANVIGLGDLHGPYYRTNPSGDYQNYRTEQKEGDNVHGITNNHSVNSSSGGCEAYDCSAGKIVLETENHSHPKVPLHLDDCWMHEDCVIWSTGVFLVRGKLFGLEEAARLAQETLCSTCQRTGAIMGCFQKGCPRNYHYRCAIQSGCVLSEDNFSMRCPEHKKDPQISSGCNMSCLASPLLFCNTN
- the LOC137099753 gene encoding uncharacterized protein isoform X2, with translation MEVSSQDPSLMAMDLSKSYNPLTHTHTEAMDLARKPEWYHRRPSSCNTDITSSYTSRASSSFNSLSAQPGGPVHCRDMEQVPDVLGNYMNSSLAPGLDLYHDGVHSNLWHPSFYGPDQTGTTAPESSGGEESDSGSDVIFLVSSAKEPLLCSPFMQDSVRHIGEPLSPTASSLDEGRGCYHLPQPLSTPSPDSSYSEDSSDSSLDIPVHHTRPVVLLSDLSAVYGNHAESPVDISSDDSDVVEVSITEKKKRHSFPCKKNAPCKKGLAKETPSQNQGEKAPPREVRRSNRIRKSVSEMPQFTCSGSRHSLRRQVKNDAVGIYNESCDSDDMIEYAVRLSSSEVDESVPQPNVSQRVSSNTEESDVNVQTETKSQQRGQGPHQQGSYAKSINRKRKKSLTVCKTKKLRKNKLKQKCSMQHQKTCRKVSANKKTVSRRKRKWQTQTGPSALFSPGEPEIKLKYANIKEEKKEKKSDSFFPFVHMEKRICTVVNYQEEETAVWSSRGQQQTGTKSLSGFVPNTSCFQLGRLSSDSRSQAALLCCLCGQTANVIGLGDLHGPYYRTNPSGDYQNYRTEQKEGDNVHGITNNHSVNSSSGGCEAYDCSAGKIVLETENHSHPKVPLHLDDCWMHEDCVIWSTGVFLVRGKLFGLEEAARLAQETLCSTCQRTGAIMGCFQKGCPRNYHYRCAIQSGCVLSEDNFSMRCPEHKKDPQISSGCNMSCLASPLLFCNTN